The sequence TCCTCGACGCCCATCTTGGCAATGCCGTTCTGGCCCTGTGCACCAGATGGCGCACCTGTGTATGACGACATCTCCTTGTTGTATCTGCGAATCTCTCGTACAATGTCGTAAAATGCGTTGTCGACGTTGATGCGTGATTTCGCCGAGGTTTCGATGAACTTGCAGCCAAACTGCCGTGCCAAGTTCTGGCCCTCTGGAGAGAGGGTTAGCAAGAGACAGTGGAGTGCAGAGTGGAACATGGCTTACCTTGTGTCGACACCTGCCTTTCGCCGTCAAGATCGCACTTGTTTCCAACAACAATCATGGGGAAGTAGTCTTTGTCCTTCACGCGTAGGATCTGTTGCTGGAAAGTCATGATCTCCTCGAAGCTCTGCCTGTCGGTTATGGAGTAAACAAGCAGGAACCCTTCGCCAGTCCTCATGTACTGCTCGCGCATCGCAGAGTACTCTTCCTGGCCAGCCGTATCGAGTACATCAAGGAGCGCAACCTCGTCGTCGATGACACATTGCTTACGGTACGAGTCTGCGGAAAATTAGTCCATGTCCGCAACGCCCTGCTACAAAACTCGCTGCGTGAAGCTCACACCAACGTACCTTCGATCGTTGGATCGTACTCGTCGACGAAATGCGACTGGATGAGCTGGATAGTCAAGCAACTCTTGCCcacgccaccgccgccgacgaCCACCAGTTTGTACTCTCGGAGAAATTTGGATGCCATTGCGGTGTTGTCGTGGATGATGTTGTGTTGGAAGGGCTGGGGTTCGAAAAGAGGAGGCGGCTGGGAACACCAAGGGAGGATAGAGGCACGCGCAGAGCTGACAGACGCGACGAGAACTGTGGATGGCGCGCTCTTGATGAACTTGCAGGCACAGAGACGGCGGAGATGTGCTGTCAACCAGGGGAATAGAGTCGCAGTCGTAGAGAGGACGGGCAGCGCTCGATAGTTCGGCTTGAGCAGAAGACCGCTTAGCCCATCTGCGACTAGCGTTGCTTAGCGCTGGGCCCAAGCACCGCCCAACGAGCAGCGGGCCATCGAGACAGAGCTCTCCACACCAGTTAGGCGCAGGTGCTGCAAGCCACGCTCGCCGGCACATGTCTTGCGATGACACAAACACAATTGGCACAGCTGGCAGCGCACCCAGCAGACGTGTTGCACCACCATCGTGCAGCCTGGTCGACCCTGGGGGCAGGCAGCCACCGCTTACACAACAGCGGTTAAAGCGGCGGTTCTGAAATGCGTCTCTACTGTGATCAGTGCTTTCTCCAGCAGCACAGACATGACGGTCGTGGCTCGAGTACTCGCTGCTATGCACGACGTCGTGAGCCTCTAGATCGCACCGTGCTGCGTATCCTGCCTGTTCCAATGCGGCGGCGCGTACGAGAGCCGCGGCGAGCTTGCCAAAAAAAAGAAAACAATATCAATGTCGTGGTTGGGCAGGACCTTCGACAGTGCTTCCCGTTGTAACTGTCGGTGACTGGCAAGCGCGACTGGAAATTAAGGAAGCAATCTCTTCGCACATCATACCACTTCTATCGCACATCCAAGATGGTGTTATCAGGGTTTGAGACCCGTTGGCCTCGGCACCGCTCTAGCGGGGTGGGACGCGGCTCACCTGCTGCAGGCTTCGAGAAGCCTAACCCCTGAATCCAAGAACAAACAACCGACATTTCTACGAGGCACTCCGCTTGGTTCACCCAATTTAAAATCAACGACATGTCATGTTACGTACACTCAGAGACCCATTTACACATGCAATTACCTCCTAGGCCTCGCTCGCTCGCTAAGTGTCCTTGTCTGAAGTATTTCCATCGTCCTGGCC is a genomic window of Ascochyta rabiei chromosome 16, complete sequence containing:
- a CDS encoding RAS1 protein — protein: MASKFLREYKLVVVGGGGVGKSCLTIQLIQSHFVDEYDPTIEDSYRKQCVIDDEVALLDVLDTAGQEEYSAMREQYMRTGEGFLLVYSITDRQSFEEIMTFQQQILRVKDKDYFPMIVVGNKCDLDGERQVSTQEGQNLARQFGCKFIETSAKSRINVDNAFYDIVREIRRYNKEMSSYTGAPSGAQGQNGIAKMGVEDDSEKKGGCCGCTVM